In Kazachstania africana CBS 2517 chromosome 4, complete genome, the following are encoded in one genomic region:
- the BUD32 gene encoding serine/threonine protein kinase BUD32 (similar to Saccharomyces cerevisiae BUD32 (YGR262C); ancestral locus Anc_5.43): MSQEIIDTVTQYCTKNIPVTLISQGAEAAIFTTPVHPYLQNTNEDEVYIIKYRPSKKYRHPTINKALTKHRTLSESRILAKLFQIKGIKVPKLIACDPYNGYIWLEFLGEDLPNGFGFSNLKNYLWMNATDSYHDNVKNTLVKVGEQIGLLHWNDYCHGDLTSSNIVLVKTESGGTWEPHLIDFGLSSISNLVEDKGVDLYVLERAIISTHSSFSDKYNEWILEGYSNIYKKHGKAGNQRLTEVLARFADVRMRGRKRSMIG, translated from the coding sequence ATGtctcaagaaattattgacACTGTCACCCAGTACTgtacaaaaaatattccaGTCACATTAATATCACAGGGAGCCGAAGCTGCAATTTTCACGACTCCTGTGCATccatatcttcaaaatacaaatgaagatgaagtcTATATAATTAAGTACAGACCCTCGAAAAAATATAGACATCCAACAATAAATAAAGCATTGACAAAACATCGTACACTGAGTGAATCCCGGATATTAGCGAagttatttcaaattaagGGCATCAAAGTTCCTAAACTCATCGCGTGCGATCCATACAACGGATATATATGGCTAGAATTTTTGGGTGAAGACTTGCCTAATGGATTTGGGTTTAGCAACTTGAAAAACTATCTTTGGATGAATGCAACAGACTCTTACCATGACAATGTCAAAAATACACTGGTCAAAGTGGGTGAACAGATTGGTCTACTCCATTGGAATGATTACTGTCATGGTGATTTAACTAGCTCCAACATCGTCTTAGTTAAAACAGAAAGTGGAGGAACTTGGGAGCCACACCTAATTGACTTTGGCTTGAGTTCAATCTCAAATTTAGTCGAAGACAAAGGTGTCGATCTTTATGTCCTTGAAAGAGCGATTATCAGTACacattcttcattttcagatAAATATAACGAATGGATTCTGGAAGGTTATTCtaatatatacaagaaaCACGGCAAAGCAGGTAACCAGAGATTAACAGAAGTCTTGGCTAGATTTGCTGACGTTAGAATGCGtggaagaaagagaagTATGATAGGTTag
- the HUA1 gene encoding Hua1p (similar to Saccharomyces cerevisiae HUA1 (YGR268C); ancestral locus Anc_5.36) gives MRTHNIPDYDDSNPPNEQLPSYEEALNTPAYTNTSTSFSTVSSANSVPQLPNRPRPNPPQAPSSSQSHHHRHSSKPTSSRPPAPNLPWVYPRGFHCLKCNNTGYKLKNGKSCKSCWRQFAPTNNLNPIQNYNSPFQYYQSPIFTPVNTSVPYGNNNGRPLVVRPGDPRLGGIVCGNCRGSGRIRFLLDENICPLCNGIGRILNNR, from the coding sequence ATGAGAACACATAATATTCCCGATTATGATGACTCAAATCCACCAAATGAACAGCTACCGAGTTATGAAGAAGCATTAAATACACCGGCTTATACCAACACCTCAACAAGCTTTAGTACTGTGTCCTCAGCAAATTCTGTTCCACAACTTCCTAATAGACCAAGACCGAATCCACCACAAGCTCCTTCTTCCTCTCAGTcacatcatcatcgtcattcAAGTAAACCCACTTCATCTCGACCTCCTGCTCCTAACTTACCGTGGGTTTATCCCAGAGGGTTCCATTGCCTCAAATGTAATAATACCGGttacaaattgaaaaatggtaaatCGTGTAAATCATGCTGGAGACAATTTGCACCAACAAACAATCTCAACccaattcaaaattataattCTCCGTTCCAGTACTACCAATCTCCAATTTTCACTCCAGTTAATACATCTGTCCCTTAtggaaataataatggaagACCATTAGTGGTGAGACCAGGTGATCCAAGACTTGGAGGTATAGTCTGTGGTAATTGTCGGGGCTCTGGCAGGATAAGATTCCTActagatgaaaatatatgcCCTTTGTGTAATGGTATCGGCagaatattgaataatagGTAG
- the SAY1 gene encoding steryl deacetylase (similar to Saccharomyces cerevisiae YGR263C; ancestral locus Anc_5.42), whose protein sequence is MNLLVPVFLLKIIFVLPLKMLFYTLDLLLVRRSCNFRLKLIGRIAMREALNLSYIQSFKDVINPAFDWLNGFFLKNSNEEEIFYECTDTDLKMLPNIKSLGEVNAKINWFRKPVDFNPKTDSIILYFHGGGFATKLIPSTLFFLQNLSRFFPRTAIVIQDYTTTASGKDTDKYPRQLIESVAAYSHLSQNVSCSNIILMGESAGGNLVLALLQYLIRRDINMPIKAVAISPWCNPMSYSDEELTLYKDCERIDSISFSGLKRFTELLHPTSSHFNPLDPLLNIEACFDEKTWKIILSQVDLLVTYGTEEILKHQIAKFINKLENIQCEKFNLANNVLLDEGGSHIEPALIISRDLSNWSRYKTVSRILAMLDRK, encoded by the coding sequence ATGAATTTGCTTGTGCCCGTTTTCCTGCTGAAGATTATATTTGTCTTACCCCTTAAGATGTTATTCTATACTCTCGACCTGCTGCTCGTCAGAAGATCGTGCAACTTTCGCTTGAAACTGATAGGTAGGATTGCCATGAGGGAAGCACTCAATTTAAGCTATATACAGTCGTTTAAAGACGTCATAAACCCTGCTTTCGATTGGTTAAATggatttttcttgaaaaattcgaatgaagaagaaatattctATGAATGCACTGACACAGATTTGAAGATGCTCCCAAATATTAAATCACTGGGAGAAGTGAACGCAAAAATTAACTGGTTCAGGAAGCCCGTAGACTTCAATCCAAAGACTGATTCAATTatactttattttcatgGCGGTGGTTTTGCAACCAAACTGATCCCATCTACATTATTCTTCttacaaaatttatctCGTTTCTTTCCCAGAACAGCAATTGTTATACAAGATTACACTACCACTGCATCAGGCAAGGATACTGACAAATATCCTAGACAATTGATAGAATCAGTTGCAGCATATAGCCACTTATCGCAAAACGTGTCATGTTCAAATATAATCTTAATGGGCGAATCAGCAGGCGGTAACCTTGTACTTGCATTACTACAATATCTGATTAGAAGAGACATAAATATGCCTATAAAAGCCGTTGCTATAAGTCCATGGTGTAATCCAATGTCATATTCAGATGAGGAGCTTACGTTGTACAAGGACTGTGAAAGAATTGATTCCATTTCATTTAGTGGGTTGAAGAGATTTACGGAGTTGCTGCATCCAACATCAAGCCACTTTAATCCATTGGATCCCCTACTTAACATAGAGGCTTgttttgatgaaaaaacCTGGAAAATCATACTATCTCAAGTCGATTTACTAGTTACATACGGAACAGAAGAGATACTAAAACATCAAATAGCcaaattcatcaacaaattggaaaatattcaGTGTGAAAAGTTTAATCTAGCGAACAATGTACTCTTAGATGAAGGTGGGAGTCACATTGAACCAGCATTGATCATATCAAGAGACTTGTCAAACTGGAGTAGGTATAAAACTGTCAGCAGGATTCTTGCGATGTTagatagaaaatga
- the KAFR0D01930 gene encoding uncharacterized protein (similar to Saccharomyces cerevisiae YGR266W; ancestral locus Anc_5.39) — MNESWFDDWDANYLNDALIGECNKAIEGSPIEASGIVCGPILRLISVDYKRLLYIGSILLVTKNLGPSSPPTIRYLIGPSKKRTSEHDLKSGNFGSKLFYTDELLADEFHFFRYSIELPLVTYEQMVKYEIDGKFQPQYRFFIPADNTNFNSIAYSCNGFSLSVNTTTFKGSLWYDILRKHTKIHYNVMLGGGDQIYSDSIKLYSAKVKKWAETKDLVKKYSMKVTPDVQLEIYNFYLQEYIEWFGYGHWHGSTPESMTTQRCFPIAMCTIPSINIWDDHDIIDGFGSYNDTFMKTDIFSSIGKAAYKYYMLFQHHSNMDGSDDEHYLQNSNWILGHKPGVYIGEKSHSLFTRLGPNIGLLGLDCRTERKRKEIVSPETYDTVFYRLTEEIARQPKLDHLLVMLGVPIAYPRMVWLEWMFSSPLLAPLKWLSKKGIIARGLVNEFNGEVELLDDLDDHWCARHHKRERNYLMARLQDFSARHGVRISILSGDVHLASVGRFTAKLHRRHLFGNKRIEEENKKVLSEPENDVRLMFNIISSAVVNTPPPDGMARFLQARGTKVHHFDYETEEDCVAIFRTDVDGVLNRKASCFSNRRNWSDIIPVENVFNNEYLQSKLNLNINDYILPGIIDEVKGKAVLKKESKSEITKKNQAYPVTKRGIFATIHVEKNCENKSSDTVPYMLPIPELREYKKKLSHYGMKHLE; from the coding sequence ATGAATGAAAGCTGGTTTGATGATTGGGATGCTAATTATCTGAACGATGCTCTCATAGGTGAGTGTAATAAGGCTATCGAAGGTTCACCGATTGAAGCAAGTGGGATTGTCTGTGGACCAATACTGCGATTAATTTCTGTTGACTATAAAAGACTTTTATATATCGGATCAATTTTATTAGTGACGAAGAACCTTGGACCAAGCAGTCCCCCTACAATACGATATCTAATAGGTCCTTCTAAGAAGAGAACCAGTGAACATGATCTGAAATCTGGCAATTTTGGCTCGAAATTGTTTTACACTGATGAATTGTTAGCCGATGAGTTCCATTTCTTTAgatattcaattgaattacCGCTTGTCACTTATGAACAGATGgttaaatatgaaattgacGGTAAATTCCAACCGCAATACAGATTTTTTATTCCAGCTGATAATACAAATTTCAACTCAATAGCATATTCATGCAATGGCTTTTCTCTCTCTGTAAATACTACAACTTTCAAGGGATCTCTTTGGTACGATATTCTGCGCAAGCATACTAAAATACACTATAATGTGATGCTTGGTGGAGGAGACCAGATTTATAGCGATTCCATAAAATTGTATTCCGCCAAGGTTAAAAAATGGGCAGAAACTAAGGATCTCGTTAAGAAATATTCTATGAAAGTGACACCTGATGTTCAACTAGaaatatacaatttttaccttcaagaatatattgaatgGTTTGGATATGGTCATTGGCATGGATCAACACCAGAATCTATGACCACACAGCGTTGTTTCCCTATTGCAATGTGTACCATACCTTCTATTAACATCTGGGATGACCATGATATCATTGATGGATTTGGTTCATATAATGATACATTCATGAAGACAGATATTTTCAGTTCAATTGGCAAGGCAGCTTATAAATATTACATGCTGTTTCAACATCATTCGAATATGGATGGCTCTGACGACGAGcattatttacaaaattcCAATTGGATTCTTGGGCACAAGCCAGGCGTATATATTGGAGAAAAATCACACTcattatttacaagattAGGTCCCAATATTGGTTTATTAGGACTGGATTGTAGAACagagaggaaaagaaaagagattGTTTCCCCAGAAACTTATGACACGGTTTTTTACCGGTTGACTGAAGAAATAGCAAGGCAGCCGAAGCTAGATCATCTTTTAGTAATGCTAGGCGTCCCTATTGCATATCCTAGAATGGTTTGGCTTGAGTGGATGTTTTCTTCGCCATTGCTTGCGCCGTTGAAATGGTTGTCGAAAAAGGGCATCATCGCTAGAGGCCTTGTCAACGAGTTTAATGGTGAGGTAGAATTGTTAGATGACTTGGATGACCATTGGTGTGCAAGACATCATAAGAGGGAGCGTAACTATTTGATGGCAAGGTTACAGGATTTTAGTGCGCGTCATGGTGTTCGTATCTCCATCCTTTCAGGTGATGTACATTTAGCCTCTGTTGGGAGATTTACTGCAAAGCTACATAGACGTCATCTATTTGGAAATAAACGtatagaagaagaaaataagaaagttCTTTCAGAGCCCGAAAATGACGTTAGGCTCATGTTTAATATTATATCTAGTGCTGTAGTCAATACACCGCCACCTGATGGTATGGCACGGTTCCTTCAGGCAAGAGGTACAAAGGTTCATCATTTTGATTATGaaacagaagaagattGTGTGGCAATTTTTAGAACTGACGTTGATGGAGTTCTAAATAGGAAAGCTAGTTGCTTTTCGAATCGCAGGAATTGGTCAGATATTATACCTGTTGAAAATGTGTTTAATAATGAGTATTTACAGTCAAAATTGAATCTGAATATAAACGATTATATTTTGCCCGGGATCATTGATGAGGTAAAAGGCAAGGCAGtattaaagaaagagagcAAAAGTGAAATTACTAAGAAAAATCAAGCATATCCTGTAACCAAGAGAGGAATATTCGCTACGATTCATGTGGAGAAAAACTGCGAAAATAAAAGCTCCGACACAGTGCCTTATATGCTGCCAATTCCTGAACTGAGAGAatacaagaaaaaactCTCCCATTATGGGATGAAGCACCTCGAATAA
- the APL6 gene encoding AP-3 complex subunit beta (similar to Saccharomyces cerevisiae APL6 (YGR261C); ancestral locus Anc_5.45), whose amino-acid sequence MTESIGNIASALESAKAITLEAAAVASSKLGESSYAHYSKSISSQQLRNLLNSRHNREVKDGMKRILSIMASGDDNNNSSLDVESFFADVVKNIGNEDSKVKRMVYVYLSRYADKDPDLALLSINAIQKSLNDTNPDIRALAIKALSDIKISSLCPILAESLRKAITDSSATVRSEVAFALLKLYQWKREEYEEDIHSLLKDLLSDSEPQVISSAILLMRECFSDELDLLHGHFRYYCKIIKQLNSWSQYYLIEILIKYCKKFITRPLVIDTSSEEQDTRETIPLPDEYNTIPFPMYDIKIDDDLRLFLKQLETLRFSSNPLVIFSCCNAFYQLTTSQYFKKSKLPEALIGFLTSASENEGLKSVILQSILMYSISDSTLFLANMKIFLLFPNDSVSISVLKLKVLSALLNENNVQFILKQLKYYINHYRNERIVLESLNTLLACSNLSIELESHILNWAVINMESKFKILTNDVLNCYINIIRELVQNNPQSHLRVIIKLADILTSDDRLTNDNARAGIIWLFGEISAIEFSVCPDVLRKLIPNFVDEGVEARNQILTLAAKLLSYEVDNLGDSFTLDDSRIAKIFAHVSYLCKFDDDFDIRDRARLISSIFDSKKYEIATLLLQAPKPRTRTSEISSNELQIDKDIKSYHQYIAWEAAAENSEVEAIDIRESAPLKDYSKYKKSISSDYFMSGRNNIPRTFDKTYSDTHRTSTPSPAPAGIAVRSNNSFTSGSGQKYKLQSLDEFLSDIPTTTKTRKFDKPRKIVRIEEEDTSSEESEYDTSDESVDDEESSDEESSSSSESI is encoded by the coding sequence ATGACAGAATCTATAGGTAATATAGCATCCGCTTTAGAGTCTGCTAAAGCCATCACATTGGAAGCTGCCGCTGTGGCTTCTTCCAAGTTGGGTGAAAGCTCTTATGCTCATTATTCAAAGAGCATTTCATCACAACAGCTACGTAATCTCCTAAATTCGAGACATAATAGAGAGGTCAAAGATGGTATGAAACGAATTTTATCCATCATGGCTTCGGGTGATGATAACAACAATAGCAGTCTAGATGTTGAGTCCTTCTTTGCAGATGTCGTCAAGAATATAGGCAATGAAGACTCCAAAGTTAAAAGAATGGTTTATGTTTATCTATCTAGATACGCAGATAAGGATCCAGATCTGGCATTACTATCAATTAACGCGATCCAGAAATCTTTAAATGATACGAATCCAGATATCAGAGCTCTTGCAATAAAAGCTCTATcagatatcaaaatatcttcCCTTTGCCCAATTCTCGCTGAAAGTTTGAGAAAAGCTATAACAGATTCTTCTGCCACTGTTCGCTCTGAAGTAGCTTTTGCATTACTTAAACTATACCAATGGAAGCGCGAAGAATATGAAGAGGATATCCATAGCCTCTTGAAAGATTTATTATCGGATTCAGAGCCTCAAGTTATCTCATCAGCTATATTACTTATGAGAGAATGTTTTAGTGACGAATTAGATCTATTACATGGGCATTTTAGGTACTATTGCAAAATTATAAAACAGCTGAATTCATGGTCACAATATTACttgattgaaattttaatcAAGTActgtaaaaaatttataacaAGACCGCTCGTAATTGATACTTCTTCAGAGGAACAAGATACCAGGGAGACTATACCTTTACCAGATGAGTATAATACAATACCCTTCCCCATGTACGATATCAAGatagatgatgatttaaGGCTCTTCTTGAAGCAACTTGAAACATTAAGATTTAGCTCGAACCCATTGGTAATCTTTTCATGTTGTAATGcattttatcaattaaCAACTTCACaatacttcaaaaaatcaaagcTCCCAGAGGCTTTGATAGGTTTTCTTACATCAGCTAGCGAAAATGAAGGCCTAAAAAGTGTCATACTGCAATCGATTTTAATGTATTCTATCAGCGATAGTACCTTGTTTTTGGCCAAcatgaaaattttccttCTGTTCCCAAACGATTCTGTCAGCATTTcagttttgaaattaaaagtgTTATCGGCTTTgttaaatgaaaataacgTACAGttcattttgaaacaattgaaatattatatcAACCATTATCGAAATGAAAGGATAGTACTGGAATCATTGAACACTCTCTTGGCGTGCAGTAATCTTTCTATTGAACTCGAATCTCATATTCTCAACTGGGCTGTTATTAACATGGAATCcaaattcaagatattgaCAAATGATGTTCTGAATTGTTATATCAATATAATTAGGGAACTGGTTCAGAATAACCCTCAAAGTCATTTAAGAGTAATAATCAAATTGGCAGATATATTGACCTCAGATGACAGGCTGACGAATGATAATGCTAGAGCCGGTATTATATGGTTGTTTGGGGAAATTTCGGCCATTGAATTCAGTGTTTGTCCAGATGtattaagaaaattaataccaaattttgttgatgaaGGGGTAGAAGcaagaaatcaaattttgactCTGGCGGCAAAGTTATTATCGTATGAAGTGGATAACTTAGGTGATAGCTTTACTTTGGACGATTCAAGAATTGCCAAGATTTTTGCTCACGTTTCTTATCTATGCAAGTTTGATGATGACTTTGACATTAGAGACAGAGCTAGGTTAATCTCATCTATTTTCGATTCGAAAAAATATGAGATAGCaactttattattacaGGCCCCAAAACCAAGGACTAGAACGTCAGAGATATCAAGTAATGAActtcaaattgataaagatattAAATCCTATCATCAGTATATAGCATGGGAGGCAGCGGCTGAGAATAGTGAGGTCGAAGCCATTGATATTAGGGAAAGTGCACCATTGAAAGACTATTCTAAGTATAAAAAAAGCATATCATCCGATTACTTCATGAGTGGTAGGAACAATATACCAAGAACGTTTGATAAGACTTATAGCGATACACATAGGACATCTACACCATCTCCGGCACCTGCAGGTATCGCTGTGAGGAGTAATAACAGTTTTACCTCTGGCAGCGGTCAGAAGTATAAATTACAAAGCTTGGATGAATTCTTATCTGATATTCCAACTACGACTAAaactagaaaatttgataaaccAAGGAAGATAGTTCGAATCGAAGAGGAGGACACGAGCAGTGAGGAGAGTGAGTATGATACTTCTGATGAGAGTGTAGATGACGAAGAGTCCAGTGACGAAGAGTCCAGTTCTTCCAGTGAGagtatttga
- the TNA1 gene encoding Tna1p (similar to Saccharomyces cerevisiae TNA1 (YGR260W); ancestral locus Anc_5.50) produces the protein MDMYIIPLMGLLYFLSNLDKSNIGNAQIAGLTEDLNLVGTQYNVCVTLFYVTYIVFDPVGSTILKFLGPKLMLSTSLFAFGVISFCTAWVKNYHGLLVIRLLLGASEGLIYPAINMYLSVCYRREQYAKRFAYVFTAACISSSFGGLISYGCAHINGSLSAWQYIFIVEGCISIGCVPLFIFGLSKHLQDSWFFDEEEKEYVIERYKSMSTFNPADQFSWYQVFLAVKDVKTWVCSIALFGIDLTTFGLTVFLPSIITTMGFTNVRAQLMTVPVYFLSAVTFFICALYSDKWKIRFPFIMGACLITSVGLAIVLGSEIHGVRYFGVFILCMGIYVSAACNCLWLSGNNANYYKRATALGINLFFGSGSGILSGQVFLTKDKPKYTLGLSLCLGFQLLSFILTFVQFLLYWKENKKKEKIISRYREIDEPVPYDELLGDLNPEFRYMY, from the coding sequence atggacATGTACATTATTCCTTTAATGGGactattatattttctatcCAACTtagataaatcaaatattggtAATGCTCAAATTGCAGGTTTAACCGAGGATTTAAATCTTGTTGGTACGCAATATAACGTCTGTGTCACTTTATTCTATGTCACTTACATTGTTTTCGACCCAGTGGGCTctacaattttgaaattcctCGGTCCAAAATTGATGCTAAGTACTTCCTTATTTGCCTTTGGTGTTATCTCATTTTGTACTGCCTGGgtcaaaaattatcatgGATTATTGGTGATTAGGTTATTGCTGGGTGCTTCCGAAGGTCTAATCTATCCGGCCATTAACATGTACCTATCCGTTTGTTACAGGAGGGAACAATACGCAAAAAGATTTGCATATGTGTTCACGGCAGCCTGTATATCGTCCTCATTTGGAGGTCTCATTTCTTATGGTTGCGCTCACATTAACGGTTCATTAAGTGCATGGCAATATATCTTCATTGTTGAAGGTTGTATTTCTATTGGCTGTGTTCCtttattcatatttggTTTGAGCAAGCATTTACAGGATTCCTGgttttttgatgaagaagaaaaagaatatgttattgaaagatataaaTCGATGAGTACCTTCAACCCAGCTGATCAATTTAGTTGGTATCAAGTTTTCTTAGCCGTTAAAGATGTTAAAACATGGGTCTGTTCAATCGCATTGTTTGGTATTGATCTAACGACTTTCGGGTTAACCGTCTTTTTACCAAGCATCATTACTACAATGGGTTTTACAAATGTTAGAGCCCAATTAATGACTGTTCCAGTTTATTTCCTTTCAGCAGTTACATTCTTCATATGTGCATTATATTCAGATAAATGGAAAATTAGATTTCCATTCATTATGGGTGCATGTCTAATAACATCAGTGGGATTAGCAATCGTATTAGGATCTGAAATCCACGGTGTAAGATACTTTGGAGTCTTCATACTTTGCATGGGTATTTACGTCAGTGCTGCCTGTAATTGTTTATGGTTAAGTGGTAATAACGCTAACTACTATAAGAGAGCTACAGCTTTAGGTATCAATTTATTCTTTGGTTCAGGTTCGGGTATCCTTTCAGGTCAAGTCTTCTTAACAAAGGACAAACCAAAATACACTCTGGGTCTATCACTCTGTTTGGGGTTCCAACtactttcttttatattgacttttgttcaatttctACTGTAttggaaagaaaataagaagaaagaaaaaatcattaGTCGTTATagagaaattgatgaaCCTGTACCATATGACGAATTATTAGGGGACCTCAACCCAGAATTCCGCTACATGTACTGA
- the FOL2 gene encoding GTP cyclohydrolase I (similar to Saccharomyces cerevisiae FOL2 (YGR267C); ancestral locus Anc_5.37) — protein MSEDHERINNLRYENNATPLNQKPTSPYTLNPPVEHDGLSWPSLGARIRSEEDSIEEQARVDRIGNAIKVILEELGEDPSREGLLDTPQRYAKAMLFFTKGYQTNIIDDVIKNAVFEEDHNEMVIVRDIEIYSLCEHHLVPFFGKVHIGYIPNKKVIGLSKLARLAEMYARRLQVQERLSKQIAMALQDILKPMGVAVVIEATHMCMVSRGIEKTGSSTITSSMLGCFRAHKTREEFLSLLNKRF, from the coding sequence ATGTCTGAAGATCATGAAAGGATAAATAACTTAAGATACGAGAATAATGCGACTCCTTTAAATCAGAAACCAACTTCCCCATATACTCTAAATCCGCCAGTCGAGCATGATGGCCTCTCTTGGCCGAGTCTAGGTGCTAGAATAAGATCTGAAGAGGATTCAATAGAGGAACAGGCAAGAGTAGATCGTATAGGCAACGCCATTAAAGTAATATTAGAAGAACTGGGTGAAGATCCGAGTAGAGAAGGTTTACTCGACACACCACAGCGTTATGCTAAAGCTATGTTATTCTTTACAAAAGGTTATCAAactaatattattgatgatGTCATTAAAAATGCAGTgtttgaagaagatcaCAACGAAATGGTCATTGTACGTGacattgaaatatattcCCTATGTGAACATCATTTAGTACCATTTTTCGGAAAGGTTCACATTGGCTATATCCCAAATAAGAAAGTAATTGGTCTCAGTAAATTAGCTCGTTTAGCTGAAATGTACGCAAGAAGATTGCAAGTTCAAGAACGTTTATCCAAACAAATTGCAATGGCTTTAcaagatattttgaaaccaaTGGGGGTAGCTGTGGTAATTGAAGCAACTCACATGTGCATGGTATCGAGAGGTATCGAGAAAACTGGATCTTCTACAATTACTTCATCCATGCTGGGTTGTTTTAGAGCACATAAAACTAGAGAAGAGTTTTTAAGCCTTCTAAACAAAAGATTTTaa